The genomic region CTTCTCAACTTAGCAGTTTCACCCACACCTTCATCTTGTAAGCATGGGAAAACAAGAAGTGCACCAGAACTACTGAAATAAATGGAAAGCATCACCACATTGCAAATCTGCAGTCACATTAATTCCCCCTTCCATAAGATTTTTTCCTCCATGAATCCAAGCAGAAAAAATAACTGCTCTTTTTCTTGCATTGCAAGGAAATGTAGACTCAGACATATTGTGCAAAAACTGTTAAGAAAGTACAAACAGTTGATCACACGTACTGCCTGTGTATAGTCTGATGTTTTAAGGTGTCATTGCCTTCTTGTTTTTCGACACCATTTGAATTAGACCTTCCATGTCCAAATGGCTTGCTTTCAACACTTGATTTCTCGGACCTCCCATGTCCATATGAGTTGCTTTCAACACTAGTTACACTTGATCTCTCGAAATATGATCCATTACTTTTAGCAAGATCATTAGCTTGACTCAATATTTTTACATTGAAGAAACCTCCAGACTCATCAAAATGAATTCCATTGGAATGTTGATTCTGTGTTACTAACAGCTCTGCATCAGATGCATTTTTACTGATAGCTACATACTCCTTGAAAAGGGCATTCTCCTTCACATTATTGGAATCAATTGATTGAAGCGCCTTCTTTAGCTGATTAGGCTGTGTAATCGGTGTAACAGAAATGGAAGgcaaaaaattgaatgaaaatttgcTTTTATTATGATCAAGCCAGTGTAACAGTGGAGGCACTTTCCCCAGTCTAATTGGCAGTGTTAAGCTGATTTGAAATCTGCAACCAGTTGGAATTGTGCGATCTATGCACACCAACAATGACCTTTCATCAAGCAAAGCAGTCCCTGAAGTCTTAGCCGATATCAAGATATTAGTCTGCCCAGCTAAAACTGACTTTTCAAGTGAAATAGCATTAGCACCATAGCTGATTGATGTTCCACTGAAATTAATGGAGTTCTCATGATTGTGCACGTTCAGAATAGTTAGTTCTGCATTTAAGGTAGCTATTACAGCAGCTGGATGCTGTTTTGTAATGCTTAAGTTGTCTACTTACCTCACTCATGATCCGCCTAAATGTGTTTGGCGTTACTAACCACTCATAAAGGTCATCTAGAGTCTTAAAAGTTGTCTTGGAGAAAAAATGTGCTAGACCAAGAGGTTCAAACAAATATTTGTTGTCTGGATGCCAAGGAAAACAGTCATGTGAAATTATCAACAAAAAATCCTCATTCGTACCTCTTTCATGAAGACTCTCCTATTTTAGCAACGCCTATTTCACCCAAGATAATTGGAACCAGATTTTCAGTAACATCTTTCGCAAACTTAGCTTTCACATCAAGTGCAAGTAATTTTACTCTAAAAGGCTGCATCACCTTTACACTGTTACTTGCCTTCAAGTTTTCTTGCTTTTTCTTGAGTTCAACATTGGATTCTCTCTCGGAAGAATCTGTTTTAATTGTAGAAACTGAATcagcttttttttatttcagaaTTAACACCTGGCATAGTTTCCCTTGAGATATCCAAGAGATTTTCAACTTGCCTCCAATCCTCCCCTTCTTCTAAAGATGTGTCTATGATTGTATGAACAACCAAAGACTCTCCATGAACCATATGAACATTAATTGCTTCAATTTCTTCAGGATATTCATCATAAATCAGTTCTAACATATCATTATCTTTCTCTTCTACATGCATCTTGCAAAGAGAATCAGCAACTTCAACGTTGATTCCACCCTTGTTTACTTGAAGGGCATGCATCAACCACTCATTCTATCCACCTCGTACAACAAGGTTTGCGGTCCAGCATCATGAAAGACGTTTTCTTCATcaccaaaatcaaatttatcagCGAGACTACCTTCCGGTATTTCAAACTGGTTGCGGGCACCTTTAGGAATCTCCATCAAGGTTCCCTTTTGTTCTTGTCCCAGCCAAGCATAAACTGCACGCGAAAATTCTTCAGTCGACTATGGCTTAATAACAAACCCTAATATAAACCCTAGAATCTAATTAGGCTCTGATTACCAAATTGATGTGGATCGGGGAAGAAAACAGCAACAATAGAAAAGAATTAGGGCTGAAGAAACGAATCGGAAAGAAGATGGAACTCTAGAAAACTTAGGGTTATAGAAAACCTCTTGGTTTCTTTATTAACTTGTAGGAAATAGTAATATAAGTCTGCTGCTGTCAATTCTATTACAGCATATTTATAGGAGACTTACTTGCTAACAAAGTTTCTACTCTTCCTTgcaaataaagtttaattatccTAGACTTAACCCTCAAGTAATAATAGTCCTAGCTGTCAAAAAATCATATCTAAtactttaaactaaataaaataagctgaaataatacaaatatattatttatttttaattttaagctcCTGCATCAAATAGTCTTATCTTTCTATGTGCTATAAATCTGAGAGTAATTAAGAGTGGTAGCTAAAAGGCTAAAAATTGGTGATGCATGGAAACCTTGCACTCATAATGACAAACCTTTCCTTAATGGGAATAACCATGAAGCTATGGTGGGAAATCAGCTTGAGCTTTTAGATCCTTTATAAGTAGTCTTATTATTACTGGAAGCAGAAAGTGTTTAGAGAACCAGCATACACAACTTTCAGAATGCTAATAAGTTTTATTGGAagactttttgaaattttgaactcaTATCTCTGGTCCCTTTATTGGATGGCTTTTGTATTTCTGTTGACATTTGTTTCATTGTAAGTCTCAACATGTTTTTGTTTCAACCATGATGTCACTCTTTCTATCTAACGATAAAATTCAGGGGAGTTGatattatttttgtcttttagagCTATCTAATATATGTTGGTTTCACTAATGGCACTTGTCTTGTTATGCGAAGCATGCAGTTCAGCTCAACAAGTTTGATTACAGACTTGCAAACAAATTGGATACAGATTTGCAGAAGCTAAGATGCCGAGTTAACTACCATGCTCTGAAGTTTGCTGACCCTATTCTAGAAATGGGGAAAACACTTGTTCATCGAATGAGGATGAGGAGCAAGCGTTATATTGCTTTGCACTTGAGGCATGTATCTTTATACCTGTATATCTATCATGCTTAATAGCTGTGTGCACAAGCATCCCTGGACTTCATACTTTAGGTTTGAAACTGCTGCTTGCATGATACAGttacaaaaatgaataatacAACTAACTATACACAACCCTCCAATTCCTTTATAGTCTGTAAATGGCAGCATGGCCATTTGCTGGAAGGTCAAATATCTGATGGTACAATGAAAATGTCTTGCATGTTTTAAAGATATGCCTTCAACCATCATTATAGATGTGTCCACATTAGGCAATGAATGAATGCGTTGTTATCTTTTCTATTCAATAATAAAAGGCAGGTATAAGATTATTGATGCAGCAAAATGTTTTTGTTACAGGTTTGAGCCTGATATGCTTGCATTCTCAGGATGTGATTATGGTGGAggtgaaaaggaaaggaatgaaCTAGGTGCAATACGAAAGAGGTGGAAAACTTTACATGTAAGGCTCAAGTTTCATACTCTTAGTAGTTTAATGCATCCTGATTCTTATTTTTTACAGGCAAAGAACTTGCAATTTGGAAAGTAAGTTTAGTATTTCAATGTTATGATCACCCTTCATCATTTTTCAGTTTATAAATACTGTTGTGTACTCCCATCAATGGAGGAGGGGGGGGGGGGCATGCAGTTCTTTCTATTTGCATGACATATTAATTGTAAACATTATAAAAGGTTCAAGTGGGTgaggattttataaaaaaaaagagagggagagagatGCAGAGGGAATTCTTGAAGTGACTGCTATTGTGAGAACAGACACTGCAGTTCTTTTAAATTATCCAATTTGTATTGTTTGTGACTCGCATCATTCATCTCCAATCCCTGATCTGATGCAAATGCTGTATGGATCTGTTTATTGGCTTGCAGAAAAACAATCCTGATAAGCAAAGGAGGCAAGGAAAGTGCCCACTTACCCCAGAGGAAGTTGGTTTGATGCTGAGAGCTCTAGGATATGGCAGTGACGTTCATATCTATGTGGCTTCTGGTGAAGTGTATGGAGGGGAGGAAACTTTGAGACCCTTAAAATCACTCTTCCCGAACTTCTATTCCAAAGATACCATTGCCACAAAGGAAGAATTAGCACCATTTTCCTCATTCTCTTCTCGAATGGCTGCACTTGACTTTATTGTTTGTGATGAGAGTGATGTGTTTGTCACCAACAACAATGGTAACATGGCTAGGATATTAGCTGGACGAAGGTAAACAAGCCTGCTTCCAGTCTCTCTGTTCCATAACTGTAAATGCTGGCCAACTTTTCTCATTGTTTGTGTTATTGCAGGAAATATTTTGGACATAAGCCTACTATTCGTCCAAATGCTAAAAAACTATATCGGTTATTCTTGAGCAGAAGCAACATGACATGGGAAGCATTTGCCTCTAGAGTTCGTACATTCCAGAGAGGCTTTATGGGGGAACCAAAGGAGGTCAGGCCAGGAAGGGGTGAGTTTCACGAGAATCCATCCGCTTGTATATGTGAAGATTCAGAAGCCAGGGAAAAGGCAACTACATATTCAAGAGGCAAGAAAAATGGGAAATTGGATGATTCATCACGAAAAAAAGAGGTTATAGTAAGTGATGATCAGAATGAttatgatgataatgatgaacCAAGATGGCCTGATCTGGACGATGATGAGAATCAAGTTTGGCCTCAAGAGAAGCTCCATTATAATGGAACAGGTTCGGATTATGATGCAGTTATCTCTGATGAACCTGAGTTGGAAGAGATGCTTTCAGACTGAACAGAATGAGTTCCTTCTTGAAATTCCTCGCCCTCTCTCTTGGCCATCTGAGGCAGTCATAATTTTGTGATGATAATGCAAACCCTGTCTATTAAAACCCCAGGTTATCAATGGTTGCGTGTGGGTGTGTGTGTTTACTTGAGTTTTAGATTTGAGGAGCATTCAAGTGATAATGAGGCATACAATAGACAGCAGGTCAAAAGATGGAACTTTCTCCCCTTTAGGTGATGTTTCATAGCATAACAAAGGGTCCTCAATCCAAATACCATGGcatgggaaaagaaaaaggttgaaataCAGCTGTGGTTGTTACTGATACTGGTttggtttttcatttttaggtttacctttttttaatctttactGAGGCCAAACATTTCGGATTTGAGAGAAAGCTTATGTAAATTTCGACATAGTTGTATCCAATACAAAAGCAAAAGTGATAGGCGGCGGATGTATGTAATTTTCaatccttaaattttaattactccAG from Gossypium raimondii isolate GPD5lz chromosome 1, ASM2569854v1, whole genome shotgun sequence harbors:
- the LOC105783808 gene encoding O-fucosyltransferase 16 yields the protein MALPRRRNLSYNRFRSLVKFISAISGVLLILFAFLSFLAPSPNESQHFHLRHHHNSFNAVVEDPVTSGDSVFHVPSSGGKLDRDIWSSRNAKFFYGCSNVSAKFAKAEAVSRPTRYLAIATSGGLNQQRTGITDAVVAARILNATLVVPKLDQKSFWKDASNFSEIFDVDWFISSLSKDVKIIKQLPKRGGKSWTPYTMRVPRKCSERCYQNRVLPVILKRHHAVQLNKFDYRLANKLDTDLQKLRCRVNYHALKFADPILEMGKTLVHRMRMRSKRYIALHLRFEPDMLAFSGCDYGGGEKERNELGAIRKRWKTLHKNNPDKQRRQGKCPLTPEEVGLMLRALGYGSDVHIYVASGEVYGGEETLRPLKSLFPNFYSKDTIATKEELAPFSSFSSRMAALDFIVCDESDVFVTNNNGNMARILAGRRKYFGHKPTIRPNAKKLYRLFLSRSNMTWEAFASRVRTFQRGFMGEPKEVRPGRGEFHENPSACICEDSEAREKATTYSRGKKNGKLDDSSRKKEVIVSDDQNDYDDNDEPRWPDLDDDENQVWPQEKLHYNGTGSDYDAVISDEPELEEMLSD